A stretch of DNA from Allomeiothermus silvanus DSM 9946:
TGGCCCGTAGCCTCCTCCCGGCCCAGCACGCCGACCTCCAGGGCGACCTCGAGTACCTCCAGAACGCCCTCTTCGACTTAGGGGCCGACCTCGCCACCCGCCAAGGCTCCCCCTACGCCAAGAACGTGACCCGCCTCGACGCAGCAGATGTGGAGCGGCTCGAGCACCTCATCGACCGCTACCAGGAGGAAGCCCCCCCTTTCACCGGCTTCATCCACCCCGGCGGCCACCCCGCCGCCGCCGCGCTGCACCTGGCCCGCACCATCACCCGCCGGGCCGAGCGCTGTGTGGTGAGCCTCTCGCACCAGGAGGAGATCAACCTCGAGGCTCAGCGCTACCTCAACCGCCTCTCGGATCTGCTTTTCACGCTGGCACGGGTAGTGAACGCGCGCGAAGGCTTCTCGGAAGAGAAGTGGTTGGTGAAAAAACGCCGCTAGACGCATATGCGCATCGTTAGTCTTACCGCTTCCAACACCGAGATCGTCTGGGCCCTGGGTTGCTTGGACCAGCTAGTAGGAGTGGACGACCACTCGGACTTCTCGGCGGAGGTTTCGCGCATCCCCCGCGTGGGACCGGATTTGCAGGTGAACCTGGACAAAGTGGAAACCCTCAAACCGGATTTGGTGCTCTCGAGCCTTTCTGTGCCCGGCATGGAGCGGGTGGTGGAGGGCCTGGAGCGGCGCGGCATTCCCCAGGTGGTCCTCGACCCCGAGACCTTGGCGGATGTGTACGCCGACATCCGGCGGGTCGCAGAGCTTTTGGGGGTTCCTCGGCAGGGGACCCATGTAGTTCGGGCCATGCAGCAGAGGATCGCTGCTGCCCGGGGCCGCTTGCCCAACTGGGTGCGCCCGCCGCGGGTGATGGTGGAGTGGTGGCCGCGTCCGATGATCGCGGCGGGGCAAAGAAGCTGGGTGACCCAGATGCTCGAGGCTCTGGGGGCCCAGAACGCCTTCGCCCACCTCGAGGTGCGCTCGAAGCCGCTGGGCGCGGCCGAGGTGGAGGAGGCCCAGCCCGATCTTATTACGGTGTCGTGGTGCGGGGTCAAAAAACTGCGGCCGGAAGTGGTGCTGAAGCGGAACTTGCGGATTCCAGCCATCCGCTATGGGCAGGTATTTCCGCTCGAGGAAGCCTACCTGGGCCGCCCCGGGCCCCGTTTGGCCGAAGGGGTGGAGCGCCTGGCCAACCTGTTGCAGCGCGTCCCGGTGTGGGCCAAGCCGATCCCAGGGGTAGAAGGGGGCGGGGGTGAAGGAATTTAAGGTGGTGGCCTTCTGGATACGCCCCAAGGACGAACAGGGCTTGCCGGGGGCAGAAAGCCTCCTCGAGGCCCTCTTGCACACCTTTTACCAGTCCTTCCCCGAATATGAAGGCTGCTTGGGTGCTTTTCCGGCTCCCCGCGGGCCGCACGGAGCTTTCGTGTACGTGTCGGGATCATGTAATGGCCTGCTCCCTGGGGCGGGGGAATATCTGCAGTACCTGCTCGCGCAGACTTTCCCGCAAGCTGAGGTGCGTTGGTACGGGCGGCCTTGGGGCCTGGGCGATCGGCGATAGGCCATCCGCCCGCCTTACCTCAGGCGAAATAGGCTGATTGTTCCGCCTCTCGCGGCGGTACCGCTGCCCACTGCGAGGATGCCTCGAGGGCTCCAGGCTAGGGCATACAGCGGCCTCGAGAATCCCGGCAAAGTCTGTAAGAGGCGACCTTCTAGGCTCCATAGGCGTACGGTTTGGTCCCAAGCTGCGCTCAGCAAACTTTTGCCATCGGGGCTGAAAATGACCTTTTGCACGGCGTTGGTGTGGGCCCGTAAGACCCGGAGCTCCTGGCCGGTTCGGAGATCCCACAGTTTTAGGGTGTTGTCGTGGCTGGCGCTAGCCAGCATACGCCCATCGGGGCTGTAGGCCAGAGCGTAGACCGCTCCGGCGTGGCTCGGCTCGACGATATCACCTTGCCCGACATAGCCGGGGCGGGGCGGGGGGAGGCTTCGGAGGGGCTGGCCCCCGGTGCTCCACAAGCGGATCGTACCGTCGGCTCCGGCGCTGGCCAAAGTTTGTCCATCCGGGCTGAAGCTCGCTGCCAGCACGGTTGATTCGTGCGCGCGGAAGTCGCGGAGCAGCCGTCCGGTGTTGGGGTTCCAGAACTTGAGGAGTTCATCCCCGCCTCCGCTTACCAATAGGGGCAGGGTAGGGTGGAAGGCTAGTGCCCATGCACCGTTGTCATGCGGACCCAGCTGACGCAGCAGCTTTCCGCTGGCAGCCTCCCACAGCCAGATCCAGCCGTCTTGGCTGCCACCTGCCAGGATTTTTCCGTCCGGGCTAAAGGCCAGGGTGGTGAGGGCCAGCATGGGGCCAGAGAAGGTTCGTAGCAGACGTCCCTGCCCATCCCATAGCCGCACCGTCTTGTCGGCACCCCCGCTGGCTAGGATGCGTCCGTCGGGGCTGTAAGCCAGTGCGAAAACTGATGCGGCGAACGGCTCGAGTACCCCCTCGGCGCGTCCGGTGGCGGTATTCCACCGCCAAGCCCGCCCGTCGTCGCCCCCGCTCAGCAGGGTGTGGCCGTCTGGGCTGAAGGCCAGGGCGAGCGCGGTGGCCCCGGGGGAGAGGCCGCGCAGTTTTTGGCCTCGAGCGTTCCACACCACGATCTTCTCGTCCTGTCCGGCGCTGGCCAGCACCCCACCGGGGCCATAGGCCAGGGCGCTCACCGGCAGCCGGTGGGCCGGGAGCATTTGCCGCAACTCGCCTCCCAAGCCCCACACCCACACTGCCCCATCGCGGTTGCCTACGGCGAAGCGGTCTCCTTCCGGGGCAAAAGCGAGCGCGTAGATTCCCCCGCCGCTGCTCAGGCTACTCTGCAAGCTTCCCTCGGCGCTCCAGATTCGTGCCTTCCCGTCCAGCCCCCCGCTCACCAGGGTCTTGCCGTTGGGGCTGAAGGCCGCGCTGTAGATCCAGCCTCCCTGGGCCTCAAGGGTTCGGGTAAGCCTACCCATACGGTTCCACAGCCAAATTTTTCCCTCTGAACCCGCCCCGAAGACCTCTTCTCCATCGGGAATAAACCCCGCCGACCAGATCTCGCCGCTTGCGGGCAGGGTGCGCACGCTGTATCCGCTGGTGGGGTTCCAAAGCCGCAGGGTGCCGTCCGCGCTGCCTGAGAGCAGGAGCGTGCCATCGGAGTTGAAGGCCAGGGAGCGCACGGTGTCGGTATGCCCCCGCAGGGTGCGCTTTAGCGTGTAGCCCTGGTAGAGTTGGATATAGAGGTCGGCGGCCAAGGCTAGGGTTCGCCCATCGGGGCTATAGGCGACCGCCGTGACCGGGCTGCGGTGCCCGGAGAACTCTCCGGCGGGCGAGAGCTGGGCCCATGCTAGGCCAAAGGCCATCCCCAAGGCTAACGTCCAATGCATGCGTTCAGGTTATGCTACCAAGCTCTGGCCTCCATCCACCATAGGGTGGATTTGCCAGGATAGCCCACCGCCTGCTTTCGGAGTAAAAACCGTTACCGCTGCGGCTTGTCTATTTGGAGCGCTCCTCCCCATCTCCGTTTGGGGGTAGAATCGGGGGTGTTTGGCGAGTTGAGCCCGGAGGCCTTGCTTCCTTTGCTCGAGACCCCATTGGGGCGAACGTACCGCTACTTGGAGCGCACTTCTTCCACCCAGGACGTAGCTAAAGCCTGGGCCGAGGAGGGGGCCCCCGAAGGGGCTTTGGTGGTAGCGGAGACACAGCAAAAGGGCCGAGGGCGGCGGGGGCGGCCCTGGCAGAGCGCACCGGGAGAAAGCCTCACCTTCTCGCTGCTGCTGCGCCCCCAGATTCCTTCGGAGCGCTTTCCTTTGCTCTCCTTCGCCGCTGGGGTCGCCCTGCGCGAGGCCTGTGGGGTAGGTGGGCTCAAGTGGCCCAACGACCTATTGGCCCCAGATGGCCGCAAACTAGCAGGGATCCTGCTCGAGGCCGGGCGTGGATACGTGGTCTTGGGGATCGGCCTCAACGTGCACAAGGCCCCTCCTGGTGCGGCGGCTTTGGCCGAATTTGGCCTGGTGGAACGCCCTAAGGTGCTAGCCGGTTTTCTCAACCGCCTGGGGCACTTGTACCCTGCGCTCGAGGGGCAGGCCAGCCAGATACTTTCTGCCTGGCGGCGCTATAGCCTCACCCTAGGCCGGGAAGTATCGCTCGAAACTCCTCAGGGATCGCTGCAGGGCCGGGCTATGGATATCGCCGAGGATGGTTCCCTATGGGTGGAAGTTTCAGGTACAATTCGGCGCGTCACCTCGGGCGATGTAGCCCTGATCGGAATGTTAGGCGAACAACCTTAGGAGGTGTAAGCATGAACCCGACCCAAACCCTTCCTTATCTGCCCCTTGCTAAATCCTTTTTACCCACGCGCACCCTTATCCGTGACGTGGTTTTGGTGCTGGCGGGTTGCCTGTTTGTGGCCCTAACCGCGCAGTTTGCGGTAGGTGCCCCGGTGCCCATTACCGGTCAGACCTTCGGGGTGCTCTTGGTGGGCGCGGTGCTGGGCAGCCGTCTGGGCTTTTTGGCCTTGGTCACCTACGTCCTAGCGGGCAGCCTGGGGGCCCCTTTCTTTGCCGGGGGGGCCTCCGGGATCGGTAAAGGCCTGACGCTGGGCTATCTGGTAGCTTTCCCCATCGCGGCCTGGTTGGTGGGTTACTTGGTCGAGCGCTTCGGGGCTGACCGTAGCTTTTTCAAAACCCTCGGGATGATGCTGGTGGCAAACCTGCTCATCTACGCCATCGGGGTGCCCTGGCTGGGCTATGTGGGATTCAAATTGGGCATCTTCAAGGACTGGAACACGGTGATTATGGCAGGCATGACCAAGTTTCTCCTGGGAGACTTCATCAAGGCGGTGCTGGCGGCTTCCTTACTGCCGCTAGCGTGGCGCTTTGTAGGTCGGAAGTAGTAACCGCATACTGGGGCTGGGTCTGTTAGCGCCTCTGCGCCGGACCCGGCTTTCGATTTACAATTAAGCCATGGTCGAAGTCCCGGAGATACCCAAACAGGCCGAGGTGTTGCTGCCTGCCACAGAGACTGCCCTAATTGTGGTAGACATGCAAAACGACTTTGTCGAGCCAGAGGGAGCCCTTTTCGTACCTGAAGCTCCCAAGACCCTTCCGGCGATCCGGCGTCTGCTCGAGCGGGCCCGGGAGGCCGGGGTCAAGGTGGTCTACACCCAAGACTGGCATCCGGAGGAGGACCCCGAGTTCAAGATCTGGCCCCGCCACGCGGTTCAGGGTACCTGGGGGGCGCAGATCGTGGATGAACTCAGGCCCCTGCCGGGCGAGACCGTGCTGCCAAAAGCTCGCTACGATGGTTTCTATGGCACTCCACTGGACCACCTGTTGCACCTATGGGGCATCAAAAATGTGGTGGTGGTGGGAACGGTGGCGAATATCTGTGTGCTGCACACCGCAGGGAGCGCGGCGTTGCGTTGGTACACGGTGGTTTTGCCTGAGGACGGGATCAGCGCGCTCACGCCTTTTGACCGCGAGAGCACCCTGCGGCAGGTCTCTTTCCTCTACCAGGGGAAAATCACCACCGTAGACGGGGTGAAGTTTGTCTAAACCTAAGCGGGCTGAGCGCCGAACGGAAAACGTACAACGCAGAGGGTCAGGCCACCTGCTCACCGATCCACGGCTGCATCCGCTCATCGAGCGGTATGGCCCCGCGCCTTTTCACCCCAATCCGGTGGGGATCCGGCCACCGTTTCGTACCCTGGTAGGCTCCATTGTGGGGCAGCAACTTTCCGGCAAAGCCGCCGATACCATCTGGCAGCGGCTGGAAGCCCGGTACCCCATCGAACCGCAGGCCCTTTACCAAGCCACCCCTGAAGACCTGCGCTCGCTGGGCCTATCCCGGGCCAAAGCTAGCTACATCATCGATCTGTCGCGGTTTGCCC
This window harbors:
- a CDS encoding cob(I)yrinic acid a,c-diamide adenosyltransferase; this translates as MKIYTKTGDQGETGLYGAERVPKDHPRVEAYGTVDEANSAIGLARSLLPAQHADLQGDLEYLQNALFDLGADLATRQGSPYAKNVTRLDAADVERLEHLIDRYQEEAPPFTGFIHPGGHPAAAALHLARTITRRAERCVVSLSHQEEINLEAQRYLNRLSDLLFTLARVVNAREGFSEEKWLVKKRR
- a CDS encoding cobalamin-binding protein, which gives rise to MRIVSLTASNTEIVWALGCLDQLVGVDDHSDFSAEVSRIPRVGPDLQVNLDKVETLKPDLVLSSLSVPGMERVVEGLERRGIPQVVLDPETLADVYADIRRVAELLGVPRQGTHVVRAMQQRIAAARGRLPNWVRPPRVMVEWWPRPMIAAGQRSWVTQMLEALGAQNAFAHLEVRSKPLGAAEVEEAQPDLITVSWCGVKKLRPEVVLKRNLRIPAIRYGQVFPLEEAYLGRPGPRLAEGVERLANLLQRVPVWAKPIPGVEGGGGEGI
- a CDS encoding WD40 repeat domain-containing protein; translated protein: MHWTLALGMAFGLAWAQLSPAGEFSGHRSPVTAVAYSPDGRTLALAADLYIQLYQGYTLKRTLRGHTDTVRSLAFNSDGTLLLSGSADGTLRLWNPTSGYSVRTLPASGEIWSAGFIPDGEEVFGAGSEGKIWLWNRMGRLTRTLEAQGGWIYSAAFSPNGKTLVSGGLDGKARIWSAEGSLQSSLSSGGGIYALAFAPEGDRFAVGNRDGAVWVWGLGGELRQMLPAHRLPVSALAYGPGGVLASAGQDEKIVVWNARGQKLRGLSPGATALALAFSPDGHTLLSGGDDGRAWRWNTATGRAEGVLEPFAASVFALAYSPDGRILASGGADKTVRLWDGQGRLLRTFSGPMLALTTLAFSPDGKILAGGSQDGWIWLWEAASGKLLRQLGPHDNGAWALAFHPTLPLLVSGGGDELLKFWNPNTGRLLRDFRAHESTVLAASFSPDGQTLASAGADGTIRLWSTGGQPLRSLPPPRPGYVGQGDIVEPSHAGAVYALAYSPDGRMLASASHDNTLKLWDLRTGQELRVLRAHTNAVQKVIFSPDGKSLLSAAWDQTVRLWSLEGRLLQTLPGFSRPLYALAWSPRGILAVGSGTAARGGTISLFRLR
- a CDS encoding biotin--[acetyl-CoA-carboxylase] ligase, translated to MFGELSPEALLPLLETPLGRTYRYLERTSSTQDVAKAWAEEGAPEGALVVAETQQKGRGRRGRPWQSAPGESLTFSLLLRPQIPSERFPLLSFAAGVALREACGVGGLKWPNDLLAPDGRKLAGILLEAGRGYVVLGIGLNVHKAPPGAAALAEFGLVERPKVLAGFLNRLGHLYPALEGQASQILSAWRRYSLTLGREVSLETPQGSLQGRAMDIAEDGSLWVEVSGTIRRVTSGDVALIGMLGEQP
- a CDS encoding biotin transporter BioY, whose translation is MNPTQTLPYLPLAKSFLPTRTLIRDVVLVLAGCLFVALTAQFAVGAPVPITGQTFGVLLVGAVLGSRLGFLALVTYVLAGSLGAPFFAGGASGIGKGLTLGYLVAFPIAAWLVGYLVERFGADRSFFKTLGMMLVANLLIYAIGVPWLGYVGFKLGIFKDWNTVIMAGMTKFLLGDFIKAVLAASLLPLAWRFVGRK
- a CDS encoding cysteine hydrolase family protein is translated as MVEVPEIPKQAEVLLPATETALIVVDMQNDFVEPEGALFVPEAPKTLPAIRRLLERAREAGVKVVYTQDWHPEEDPEFKIWPRHAVQGTWGAQIVDELRPLPGETVLPKARYDGFYGTPLDHLLHLWGIKNVVVVGTVANICVLHTAGSAALRWYTVVLPEDGISALTPFDRESTLRQVSFLYQGKITTVDGVKFV
- a CDS encoding DNA-3-methyladenine glycosylase family protein, producing MLTDPRLHPLIERYGPAPFHPNPVGIRPPFRTLVGSIVGQQLSGKAADTIWQRLEARYPIEPQALYQATPEDLRSLGLSRAKASYIIDLSRFALEGGLEGIETQPDHEIIAHLTRVKGIGVWSAQMFLMFGLGRPDVWPVLDLGIRKGAEKLYGVTTKADLLELGERFRPYRSHAAWYLWRVLETQ